The DNA region GTGCTTGCCACTGTTTGAATATAACATGATTCAAGCccatctatatatttttaagcaCCAAAAATCAACTCTACATAAAAacagcataaaaaaaaagaaaaaaaaaaaccaacaaaaacgTTATTGGTTCCGCTAAcacttgatttaaataaaaatatataaatttatttaaaaatcaatagcAATTTAGGTTAATTCATTTATccaaaaataaacatgtaaatttttgtatatattattaataatttatataagaaaaatcaATGATCCATTAAACACtttaatacataataaaaataataataataaatttataaaatagaaatttatataccaaaaagaaatagataaaaataaaaataaaaaaaattgatataacaattgaatataattttttttttaaactacctGCACTTaagtgataaagaaaaattttaatcaatgggaattttcaatgaacatttcaattgttaaaaataaaaattcaaattaagaaaatcgaaataacaagaaataataaatagtacatgttatcaaaaatatattaaggtACACAACAATTTTCATAACGACATAAAAAACCTAAATTCATGggcacacaaaaaaaaataatacatgagTTAATCGAAAAGATTAATGCTCGTTTATCAAGGACCTATATCCAGACAGATATAACGAGTTAAAATTGGTTGTAGgaggattttttttgtatttaagaGAATGaggaaaattaaaactaaaaaaaaatttaaaaaaaaaaaaaaggttttacAGTGAACTAGCCGTTTCAGAAAATAGACGGACGGTAATAATTCTTGTTTAACCGTTGCCTCGGTAAATAATGGTAGAATAACGATGAAATAACGACAAAGCTTCCGCGAATATGCTTTCTACTCTTCATATCGtagcaataaatatatatattcatctaaataaataacactgcatatatacatttgaattcatatttttatttctaaaaataaacaaaaaattttcgctataaatatttctaaaacgCACGgacaattgttaaaataaaaatatatatatatttttaagtttctttgtaaattaagagtaattaattcataaattcaTGTCATAATATAAAACGTATTCGATTTAGTTTGTTAATTCGATTAGTAATAGTCTCAACCATAACAAATTGTATCACTGCGATTGCATATGATATTCAAactgttaaatataatttaacatgcaattatatacatatataaatacagcaaattaatgataatagtaatatgataataataattgtatatatataatttataatctatAGTTTGTGTATATCGATTCGACATACAAATTGCATCATGATGAATCATCATAACTTGTTACGAtgagatatatataattttcaaattttatataaatttaaatgctgGAAAAAATTGGATTATATcggttggaattttttttttttcttttatttttacctttgccttttttttcaattgagtcgTTAGATTTAATTGGGAATccaggtgtttttttttttagttaaacaCGCGCGTCAAGAAAggcatgaatttaaaaaataaaaaaaaaaaataaactaaatttttaactgattTATTGAACGAGTGTTTTATATGGATTTATGAAAGAtattataataacataatGAAGACATCaggtgaattaaaaaataataataaaatttttaaaaattattatttttttattttttttttgggaggTAAaggtataaagaaaaaaaaaaaaaaaaattggatagttttttatttcaagttataGTGCttgatggaaaatatttttattttatttttttttttgaagataaaataaagGAGAATATGAGAATCGTGTGGCTACTGTTGATGTAGATGAAAAGTTACCGTCGGTTGTCGCGTTGTACTTATTTTCATActttttattcaaaagttGTAATAACGTTTGGCAGATGTTTCTGATAATATATTGTTGCGCGTGGCAAAACTTGCACACTACTTTGCAACAGAGCTTTTGGTGCTTTTGTTAAAGCAAAAAACTTTTATCGAGTCAATTTAAGTTACCACGTTGAGAAATATCCAAAGGTTTCTAACTTATTCTCATATAGCTTCTCTTCATCTCTCTCTTCCTCTCTTTCACtcttccttttatttttattttttttttttataaaacaactaaaaaaatcataactttttaaataaaatttatccagaataaaattaaataaagtaaaattaaaaaaccgaaaactttaaaattaaaaataaaacgaatatAACATAActgttgttaattaaaaataattaatcaattttttttttatatatttttttaagtaaattaaaaagagaaggttttgttttttgtaggaaaaaatatatgataaatttattataaaatattttgggtatatttattgtattgagtttttttcgagctataaaatgacaatttctgtctttcatttaaacaacagtgaaaatttatatattcatccTGTATGAATCGTGTTTTACTTGCAATATCATTCGAAtaaaaggcaaaaaaaaaaaaggaaaatataacCCAAAAATAACAAGACACTTTAGTTTATTTCAGCTCACGTACAAAATCCAATCCCAACATGATTTTCCATTTGAAATTGAGCGTACATCAAAAGTCGAGCATCTCATCCATATCAATCGAAAATATTGccttaacctttttttttttctatttttttattcgaaaataTATGTTTCGATAAAAATAGAAACCAATGTTTCGGACAAAGTGTTAACTTTTGATAAAGCAATTATTTAAcagacaaatttattattttatattttttttttaaatttcattattattttattcaattttatatatcgcATGTTATTTTTCCTTATTGTCTCGTGATATTGCTGTGAATTCAATTACGACAGTTTATAAAATTCGTCgtaatattttgatttgaattttaaacaaGATATTACACTGCTCGGAAAGAAGGCTAATTAATACGACAAGCTGATAAAcgttatcaaaaattaattaaaattgaaaaacattgaattattaatataaaaaaaacttatattattgttgttgttttttttttttatttaataaattattcgttgctttttgaaaaacaaaaaaattattttaaaaaacctcgaagtaattgataattattaatttgtaaatttatatgataatatataatgatttaattattttttttatgcaattattttatatcggTATTATGAAATGTTATGAAATTTCGAGTCATGACTCATGAGACATCTAGTGATCCACCGTGTTGTTATAtacatgaatatataaaacaaaaatcagTTGAAGATAAGTTACTTTGTTGATCATTTATCGACATGaatttttctgtaaaaaaaaaaaaaaagtttaaaatttatattaatttacatggtgcattttaaataatttatttctccacaaaaaaatatgttgactGAGATTTAATTACTCTCAACTAATTGAAATTGTTTCTTTTAAATTCCAATAAATTTTcgagctaattttttttttgtcttttgtaatgtaaaaaaaaacacggttcaattcataaaatattctttattgttattattatttaatttaataaaacattatatttttttttttttttcattattaagtAATTCTCTTTctcccaatttttttttgattcttcaCAAAATTCCAATTtatacttatttaattttttttatttgttttttttttttaaactggaaaattatcaaatattcttatataaattaatataaaattatcttaGTCAATAATTTTCTTCTATGTGACATGCATCTATGCTGCACTCATTGGCTACTGcactaaatttttctttcaaatattcCCAATCACAAAGACCATTTTGGCAACCCTCGTATAACAATGGTTTTTCTTGCAAATAAAACATTACTTTGTTTGGTGATTCTTGTTTTTTACATCtgcaaatgataaataaataatcatcaaatttcaataaataatcatcaaatttaaataataaaataattaacttattataataagttaattattttattatttaaatttaattattacaaacaacaacaaaaaatttgcattttaaagcttttttgaattcccttttcttttttataatttcatttcttCAGTTGATTTGATacagtttaataattattatttaaacctGAAAAAAACTGCAATGATATTTGAATTAAACGGGCTTAACATGGATGTATTCCACTCTCGATTTAAATGTTCCTTGTAATGATCAGCAGTAAGAGGTTTTTGATTTGGAGTTACATCTATGGTACTCAAAAAACTAAGTATCAATTTTGaatgagtaaaataaaaaattcccttgggtttttcattgttatcatTTTCTTCTAATGACCTgtaaattttagaataaataaataaataaacaaataaacaaaacaaattaaatcaataatatattttttttcgaaatcgTTATTGGCACGGATACGGAGAAATTTACGGGAAATATGGAGACATTCCGAGTTTCTCCGTAGTTTTTCTAAATGTCTCCGTATACGGTGCCAATAGTGttatctaataatattttattttacctgaaattattaaacatatcCTGCAAGGGAAAACATCCAATcaaatcattgatttttttatcgtgattaaatttataataatattcaagatcGTTATAAAATTCCAAGACTTTTAAATCATCTTTGCTGAACACTCCACACCATGGTGATATTTTATCAAGCATCCACGATTTTTCATAACGGCAAAGATTGTACATGGCTAACAATGGatctgaaagaaaaaaaaaaattaataaatttgttataccaatactaataataataataataatgataataatttttcctaTGCACGGAGAAAAATTCCTTGTAgtttttacacaaaaaataatataaaattttccaatgATCCGTGCAAAAAACTCAGGGAATTTTTCTCTGTGTGACTGGAAaacttttttcttaaattcaatgatgattatcattaattttcaatataaaaagaaattttcttgaattaaaaattttttttctgttaataaTCGTTTTATCTtctataaaatcatttttttgcatttttcataaacggagaaaaaatttttagtcatagaaaaatttttatcagtgtagtatttaaaataacacacatattattggtatatatatatattattggtataccaattgataattttgatgatggtAAATTAGATTGATAGCCCAGTCTTTCATTGACATTATTaatagtatttataaattctttgctgtttataaattttttatattcagtaaaatATATGGGATCTGTTTCAATAGCTTCGTTCCATCGAGGACAATAACTATAtggctataaaaaataaaaatataaatacataaatattttatgaatttatttagtcattttaattattaaaaatgatcaatGACCTTGAGTAGAGTGTCTTCTCCTGTTGGCACAACTGTTTcaacatcaaatttattttcaaataagcCCTCTATAAAAGCATCCATACTATCAATTGTTCGTGAACGATTAGTGCTTCTaaactagaaaaataataaatttaaatattaaaaaaaataataatttttttaaatgacaattatcttattttcaaaatactttactatgtaattttttgatgtatgattcattgatttaaaaatttgaggaaattttaattttaatcgtttggctaataatttattgtccTCTCGACCTTGTTCAACAAGTTGGGAGTCCATATCAGCAGTAATATTTAAtgtccatttttttaaattttccaattgttttttacacaattttccagctaattattcaatacaaattaaaataaaaattatattatcaaacaaacatatttttattaattttattaaattatttttaccattttttatcTCGTGATTATAGATTATCTGATCTTTGATAAGTggtatatttttaagtttccTAATTTCATGTTGTGTTGGATAACGGGTTCCGTGTCGAGCTAACATCCATATCTGAAGTGGCTGacaatctaaataaaaatttatattagtatttttaattatatattttttaatttatatttatttttaatttatttatttttgttttacttgGAATAGATTGTATTTCCTCGTCATCACCGCGAACATAATTATAAGCTGTTTTTGTTGCCATGTAGTTATATAAATCATCATCGTCAGTTGAACAAAAATCTGATGGTTGAGCAACTACATAACTCactaataataacaatagaaCTGAATGCatgatgattgaaaaaaaataaaataataacttaatttgtgtttttttttatgatgtattgttcgtgataaaaaaatactagctTTATTTTACACTTGAAACTTTatcagtttattttatttagtcaatttaaactatttatatatttttcctgtTGAGTAACATACCAACGTGTTGGCTGGTGTGATAATACTGATCAATGGCTGCTTTCCGTAAATCGAAATGCTTGAGTTTTTGGACATAAGAgaaggaaatatatttctaaaagtCATTGGATTATGTATCACGTGTTCAACACATGTAGCATTGACAATGAATTAGAAATTTAGGGGGAATAAaggagattaaaaaaattatagtttgaCTATTATAGTATagtatagataaaataataatgaatattttttttttattttattttatattttatattcatttttatatttgtaaatttattgtttttcctACAATGATGTCGTTTACCTATATGAGTTGTGACAATTATTCTATTCTgcctgttattattttaacaaccttaattattttaacattctATTTATTCAAGCTTAGTTTGTTTGGATAAATTGCTGCAGGTTGCGCAAGTATTTCTCCACCATTTTTCTagccatgggtcattttcctaaaaaggtggagaatggcggagaaaagtcggagaaatatttccaccagggatatcattgttaaatatttattttagtattttttaagttatttgtttttataaattattctgaaatgatcaataaatatcattctaaaaattgaataaataaattttattttgctttggaaattaaataaatactttttttataaatttatatattatttttcttatgtaCCTCTTTGAATAAATGgcagttattaaatttaaaatacaatttaagaaattattaattaaaaagttaagCTGAAGACATATTTTATCAGGTTGTTTTATGTaggttttattttcaaactgtTGTTAGTAGTAGaaatattctataaaaataataaatattttcataaattcgttcatgaaaatatttattatttttaaagtaataTACAAAGCAAAATAAAACTTAGTTTTTcgcaataattaaaataaagtttttattgCAATTATTTCAACGTTCTATTTATTCAAGGCTAGTTTGTgtgtgttttctttttttttttatttgaatttaataagcTGGTTGAATTAAAagcacataaaaataaaatttaaaaaaaatgaaatacatatgtcaaaattaaactattctaaagataaaaaaaaatgtattttttagttttctataaattaaaagaaaataattatatttgaatttatgccaaataaaaatctattattatttttatttaattttttatgaaaaaaattttttttttaatttttaaattcatcatcgaAACaagcaaatatttaatttaaattttaaaaattttctcaatagtttattgaagaacaaaaatattttaaattgattcaatCTCATGATCATGTTGAATTGGCAATATCATTTGTAAATCTGTTATCAAATAATCGTCATCAAAAAATGGCTTCATAATATTAACAAGATcaaatttatcgaaaaaaaattcgatatatcaatttaataagcTGGTTGAATGGAgtgtacataaaaataaaatgaatatgcCAAATTTAAACTAttctaaagataaaaaaaaaatgtatttttcaattttctataaagaaaataatgtctTATATtcgaatttatttcaaatgaatgttcatttattatttttatttaatttttcaataaaaaagattttttttaattttaatatttatcatgtaatcaaacaaatatttgaactgttaaattattgtttagaaatttaaaacttaaGATTTTCTCCAGATTAGCTTTTTCACATATTACGAATAATTAACCAAAAGAAGTaacatcaaaacaaaaattcttaatttttgtatacaaaaatgactcattttttctctttttaataaatatttgtaagtTACAAACTATCGTAAGATATAACcgcctcattttttttattcatattttttatttcacatattttgttttgtactaaaaagagaaaaaataggtcacttttaaaaattaaaaatttttgttttgatattatgaatttatacAGAAGTTATTGGAATTAGAAATTTGAATCAAAACTCTGTGAGCTGTAAGTAAGAGTAAAGctgtaagttttttaaaaattctaacaattgtttaaacatttaaacatttttaaaaattccaccAAGATACTCAATTTACCGACAAAGagattgatttaataatatttacatgaaGCTTTAGGATTTAATTGTTTTGTGAGTGCAATTATAAGTGTAAATATTGTGTGTAgactaaaatttaatttgaataaaaaacaattttgattattatcatcaattctAAACGAAATCGTTTTTAGCACCGATACGGGGAAATACGAGGACATTTACGAGTTTCACGAACAATGCAATGCACCGTAAATTTTTCCGTAACCTGTATAAAAGTCCCCATAAAGTTTTCCCGTGCACGGTGCCAATAGCGTTACCGGACAATAATATCGAAGAAAATGAAGCTGaatcttaaaaaaattctgccaataaagaaaatttaattttatattcttcaacaatttattaataatttattttgtcaactAGTTTTAAATACTAcataattcataattaattatttatttttaaatttttatatagaaaaaaattgatattcattttttttttttttaatttcaaacaatttttaaatatcaaaaaaaaaaaaattaattccggAAAATCCAATGGCAgacaaatatttcaaatgtaaatattCCTGATAAAAAAAGCTTCGACCTCAATGATAAATACCTTGCtgaaatatttacataattcaaaaaaatctcAGTTTAAAACCtggtaatatataaattctaatttacaaaaatcatttgtaaataaatatttaaatgtcgAACACACTGgctattaaatttacaaatataaaaatgaatttaatagattaaataaaacaaaaaaaaaattatttattattatttaatttatattatgtaaaataGTCTGATTTGTTTTCAAAtctttgaatataattaattaatttaagtttttaatAACAACTCCAAGGAACAAATTAAACTCAGTCACACTAAagcttttatttgtttgatcaattgattttattttattaataataatttttttgtttttcaattattaggtatatcaaaaaaatcatcaattatttttaatgatttttaattattaattaatatttttttaactcatttatttattatggctTAAAAACACTTTTGCTCGTTgcactaataaaaataaattaatgaaaagaTGCAAACGCTGCTAAGTGCGGCCGCAAATTAACATATGTTTTTTCACCATCCTCGGAAATTTTGACTTGAAGCATCTGTCGCGCAgcactgtaaaataaaaataatattattaataatgtatattttgaattaacaattttattggaGATATAAATTAGTACttccaaataaaaatagataagtATATTgactcaataaaaaataataataaaaattcgtttaataataatattgattgataTTCAACTTACTATTTTTTACCATCTTGTGTTTGGAATACTACTGTACCACTATCAAGTATTACTTCTTcaggaataattttattttttggattttctTTTCCAGCAACAATTTTGTTGTCTAAATTGCCATCCAATTTTTTGTCACATTCAATATTTACACTATGTGTGAAATAATaactgtaaataattaaaacggATAATAAGTAAACttgataatcaaaaaaatagttaaaaattattttttaatattcaacttaCACTTCATCACTTTTGTCTGcttgtattttaattgtagCATCAGATAAGACACTAAAATTGCCAATCATTGGAGTAGAGTCGCTATCTAATAGTACTTTCATACCAACGTTATCATCAGGtttcaattgataatcaaCCTTAATTGCTGTCGATctgtagaataaaataatattattaataatgtatatttttttttaatgtatgtaaataatcaataatcaatatactaattattaataaataaatagaataaataattataataataaaagaaagaaattttaaaattattaattaataatcaacttacttttttttactcgttGGTGTTTTCAATATTGTTTTACTAcctgaataaatataattaaatttaccatctttttttagtgttattccaggttgttttttttttttaacttcctTTTGTAAAGTTGTAGACGTTTTTTCGACTTCAAGGCTCAATGTGTGATGGAAAGTAaatctgtaaattttttattaaaaagtcattaaaaaaattgaataaattatttttcaagaaattatttactaaCATTTAACTTACGTTGTATTACCATCTTCTGTTGTCAatgttaatttaccattatcaAGTAATCCACTAAGTTTACCAATTTTTATTGGCATTGGTTTTTCTTTTGGAAATGGTTCTCGTATGTTTGTAGCCAGTTCTTTGCCAATTACTAAATTACGTGTGTTTTCGTTCTTAAGactgtaatataataataaataatgatttatacatgatgtataaataaatgatcaactttactaaattattaattaaatacttttaataatctaaaaaattgttcaataaATTGACGATGAATATTCAACTTACGTTAAACTATTGTCTcgtgttttcatttttattagaCCATCACTCATTAATACACTAGATGTGATCTTTGATGGAAGTATAGAATACTTTTGGTGAGATTTCCCAACCGCTGCAACTATCACTTTGAAATATGCCGCTGATTGAAAATCCTTTTTAAGTTCATAAGCTACCCAAGCAGCAGCAACAATTGTTAATGGAATGAAAGAATACTTTAAAGTTTTTGTTGTAACATCCATCATTCCCCATCCAGCCAATTTTATTGgagctatatatataaaaataataaataataaaataaattaattcaataaatatatcgtcgcattaaaggatgaagggcgtaagtgccattttaaaaaaattttttttttattaaaggaaaaagggcgtaaatacaaatttatttatttttgggtttttcatgtaatttcaaagcttgaaaaaaaaaaaaggaaaaagggcgtaacaacctttgataaaggataaagggcgtatgtccagggacttacgccttttttccgttatcaaaataatttttgataaaagatgaagggcgtaaatccttggacatacgcccttcatcttctatcaaaaatgattttgataatggaaaaaaggcgtaagtccctgGACATACGCCTTTCATCCTTTATAAAAGGTTGTTCTTgtcttaaaattagatgaaaaacccaaaaattaataaatttgcacttacgcccttcttcctttaaaattgacgtttttggcacttacgccctttatcctttaatgcgacgatattgttaaatataaagtatataatacttgattaattttaatcatttaaaattaaatagtatcAGAAATaaccaattttaataaaaataaaattttgtcaatatatAGTAAAAGTTAAAAAGTCAATCGAAATATGTACACGTGGTATATGTCTTAACCTATTTCATCATGATCAATTTAAAACTGCacaattttagtttaaaacttttgtctatacttttaaaattatatgtatatgttataaatatattcaaattttggtCTATAATTACAAGAATAACATGACTTACCTGGTCTAATTAAATGTTCGCTATGAAAACTATTTCTTACGTGGCACATAGATCGTACATATTtcgttgttttattatttggaaTATGTTTTGTTGTCCGAACAAAACGTAATCCAATTTTTACCAATCCactcattgtttttatttatttttctttttcaaacaattttataatattaattgggTTGTTAATGATATGTAAAGTTGATCTGATTTAACCACTGTGaatcaatcaattataaaCAGCTAGACCACGTGGGAGTAAAATTGTCACATGGCCCACATGGCAAATCAAGAATGAGTAGAAAGGTCCTGACTCCTGAGCTTGTGGTGGCAAATATGAAAAGTTACAGATACAAATTGCAGAGCACCAAGTGGTATTGAggagaatcatttttttttatattcattattccACCAAggtcaataaaatttcaaataaatttattttttactacaaaAAAGTAACATGTTTTGTTCaatgttcatttatttttttctttttaactttttgatttttaatttacgcaaaaataataataatattacggAAAATCTCTGTTTTCTTCTctgtgttttaatttattaaaataaaaaaattataataatataaaaactacATTGacgaatttattaatatctctAAAAATTTCGATCCAGGGTCAGATTCCAAGGCCCCAACTTCgatagataattaaaaatgatatgaaatttataatatagcTCTCAACCccatcatagaaaaaaaaattaaaaaccagtAGTGTCGTAATATTGggtaaatacttttttataaataaataaaaatatttcaaatgtaaatattcttgataaaaaaagcttCGACCCCAATGATAAATACCTTGTTGAAAGAATATCTCAGTTCAAAAACCtggtaatttataaattctaattgacacaaatcatttttaaataaatatttaaatgtctaACACACTgtctattaaatttacaaatataaaaatgaattgaatagattaaatagaattaaaaaaaattatttattattatttaatttatattatatagaatagtcaaacttttatttttttattgcccCTAAAGTACATCATATTTATCCTAATATTCTGATTTGTTTTCACATCTttggatataaataattaattcaactcagtcacattaaaatttttatttgcttgatcaattgattttattttatcaatttttattttttcgtttttcaattatt from Aphidius gifuensis isolate YNYX2018 linkage group LG5, ASM1490517v1, whole genome shotgun sequence includes:
- the LOC122856467 gene encoding multiple inositol polyphosphate phosphatase 1-like encodes the protein MATKTAYNYVRGDDEEIQSIPNCQPLQIWMLARHGTRYPTQHEIRKLKNIPLIKDQIIYNHEIKNGKNNLSMNHTSKNYIFRSTNRSRTIDSMDAFIEGLFENKFDVETVVPTGEDTLLKPYSYCPRWNEAIETDPIYFTEYKKFINSKEFINTINNVNERLGYQSNLPSSKLSIDPLLAMYNLCRYEKSWMLDKISPWCGVFSKDDLKVLEFYNDLEYYYKFNHDKKINDLIGCFPLQDMFNNFRSLEENDNNEKPKGIFYFTHSKLILSFLSTIDVTPNQKPLTADHYKEHLNREWNTSMLSPFNSNIIAVFFRCKKQESPNKVMFYLQEKPLLYEGCQNGLCDWEYLKEKFSAVANECSIDACHIEENY